The nucleotide window CCGGATAAATGAGAGATCGTCTACCGGGGAATCGATGAAATTGAGAAATGAGATTATCTCACCGGTCAGCTTTCTCTGCCTGATATCAAGGCTGCTGTGAGAGATGAAAGGGACCCCCCCCTCGTTGAGCCACGATGTTATCCGGACCACATCGTAGTTCTTAAAGGCAAGGATTGCGATATCCGGCAGGTTGTAACCCCTCTCCCGCAGCTCACCGACAAGTTCCAGCAGCATCCCCTTTTCGGGCCTTTCAGCGTCGTTCCTGTCAATAGATACAATCTCGGCATAACCCATGTCGGCATCGGTGGGTTTCTGGGTATAGTCCGACAGACCACTGTGCGCTGCAGCTTCAGCGTACCTGCTCCTGCCGGCAATATCCTTAAAAACCCTTTCATTAAATCTCAGGATCTCTTTTTTACTCCTGTGGTTGAAGTGAAGCTCCTCCACCGTATGGAGGGCGGAAGGGAAGGGGTTGACCCTTTCGAGCGCCCTCATAATGGTGTAGTCCGCCTCCCTGAAGCCGTAGATCGCCTGCTTGGTGTCTCCCACTACGAAGAGGCTCCCGCCCACGGAGAGGGAGTCCTCTATCAGGGGGAAGAGGTTCTTCCACTGGATCGGGGATGTGTCCTGGAACTCGTCGATAAGATAATGAAACACGGTCTCCCCGAGTCTGAAATAGACGTCGGGAACTATGGAGCCGTCGAGGTATTCCGAGAGACTGTGGTTCACATCCTCGATGAATACCCGGCCAAGCGCCCTTTTCTGTTCATCGAGGGTCCTCTGAAAATCCCTGTAAACCATCAGGTAGGGCTGGTAGTAGAGCGCTGAATAAAGGAGGGTGAACCTGCCGAGGAGTTCCCTGAACCTCTCCCACTCGCAGAGGACCGCTTCGTAGGCATCCGCCTGCCTGTCGGATGGCGGGACCTTCTTTAAAGGAGGAGTCCCGGTGGGGACCTTCACGAGATCCGGGAAACTCCCTTCCCTTACCAGCGAGAGGATCCTGGGGAATGTGCACCTGCTGTTTTTTTCAAGCCCTGACTCATCGATCATGGTCCCCAGTTTTTCCGCTACGACGGCCATCTCCTCTTTGATTTCTTCAATGCCCGATGGGGTTTCAGGAGTTTTTAATTCCTTGCCGAGGGAGGAGAGCTTGACGTGGAGCTTCCTGATTTCAGAGAGTATGATGCCTGAGGGGTCCCATGGGTATGCCGATGTGCCCGGCTTGCTCTCCATGATCTTATATATGGCCTCGGACAGGAGTGCCTCTTTCCGTTCTCCTTCCCGTACTCCCCTCAGGAAGAGTTCAAAGGCATACTCGAAGATGCTCCGGGTATTCATAACGATCTCGAAATCCTGTGTATAACCGAGATCAACGGAGGATGCCTTGAAGATGGTGGCCATAAAACTGTCGATTGTCCTGATACGGAAATCGGAGTAGTTGTCGAGGATCCGTTCTATCGCCTCCCCTGCCTTTTCCATTAATCTCGTTTCTTCAGGGGTTGTTTCTCCTCCGGCGGGCGTGATGGTGATTATTCCCTTGATCTGATCGAGTTTCTCCCTCTGGCCGAAGTATAGGGCCTTGAGCCAGTCCAGGATCCTTTCCTTCATCTCCTTTGCAGCATTATTTGAGAAGGTGATTGCAAGGATGTTTTTCAGGTCGTTCCCGTGGATCTTCCCGGAGAGTATGAACTGCACAAATCTCCTGGTGAGGGCATGGGTCTTCCCCGACCCCGCCGAGGCACGGAGGATCATGAAATGGGGGAACCTGAGGTCGGTGTCTTTCTGGAGGATTTCAGAGGTTTTGTCCGGCATCATCTGAATTTATAATACCTTACGGGTTAAGACATTTAAAAGGATTGGGTGAACTCACCCCGAATGATCCTGCTACTGTCGTGTCAATCTTGTAATGTCGGGGTGTTTGAATTGTCATTCCCGCTACGTCGGGAATCATACTCCTCTTGGATTCCGGACAAGCCGGAATGACAATTGAGAGTTGACGCGACACTACCTTACTATCTGGTTGATCTGGAAGATCGGTAATAAAACCCCGAATACGATGAACCCCACTATTATACCCATGGCAAGGATCAGTATGGGTTCAAGGAGCGCAGTGCTCTGTTCCGCCCACCTGATGAAATCCTTTTTGTATGACTCCGAAGCCTGAATGAGGATGTCGGGGAGGTTTCCGCTTTTTTCACCTGTGGATACTATCTGTCTGAGCACAGGGGAAACACCCTGGAGTGAGGATGCAATAGTCCCTCCCTCTGAAACGGATTTTGATACGTTGAGGACCACACTCCTCAGCCTGCTGTTGCCTGATACATCGGCGGAGAGTTCAAGCGCCCTGAGGATGGGGAGCCCCCCCTTTAACAGGAAGCCGAGGGTCCCTGTCAACCGCGAATAGTAGAGCGCCCTCAGGGCGGGTATCCTGAGAGTGACCGAGTGCAGATACCGGGGGTATCTCCGGTGGAGATTCCTGAGAAGTATTACAAGCCCTATGGAGATTATACCCATCAACCACCAGTAGTTCTGAAATACGTAGCTGATCTTGATCAATATGACCGTGATGAAGGGCAGAGGTGTGTCGGACTGTTCGAAGATCCTGAGGATTTTCGGGACAACGAAGGTGAACACGAAGGACAGGACAAAAACCGACACGACAACCATAAAGGCCGGATAGAGCATTGCAGTCTGGACCTTCTTTTTTATTTCATTGTCTGTTTCAAGAAAATCAGCGAGTGTTTCAAGTACCTCGTGGAGATTCCCTCCCATCTCGGAGGCAGCGACCATGCCTGCGTAATACTCAGGGAATA belongs to bacterium BMS3Abin08 and includes:
- the addA gene encoding ATP-dependent helicase/nuclease subunit A encodes the protein MMPDKTSEILQKDTDLRFPHFMILRASAGSGKTHALTRRFVQFILSGKIHGNDLKNILAITFSNNAAKEMKERILDWLKALYFGQREKLDQIKGIITITPAGGETTPEETRLMEKAGEAIERILDNYSDFRIRTIDSFMATIFKASSVDLGYTQDFEIVMNTRSIFEYAFELFLRGVREGERKEALLSEAIYKIMESKPGTSAYPWDPSGIILSEIRKLHVKLSSLGKELKTPETPSGIEEIKEEMAVVAEKLGTMIDESGLEKNSRCTFPRILSLVREGSFPDLVKVPTGTPPLKKVPPSDRQADAYEAVLCEWERFRELLGRFTLLYSALYYQPYLMVYRDFQRTLDEQKRALGRVFIEDVNHSLSEYLDGSIVPDVYFRLGETVFHYLIDEFQDTSPIQWKNLFPLIEDSLSVGGSLFVVGDTKQAIYGFREADYTIMRALERVNPFPSALHTVEELHFNHRSKKEILRFNERVFKDIAGRSRYAEAAAHSGLSDYTQKPTDADMGYAEIVSIDRNDAERPEKGMLLELVGELRERGYNLPDIAILAFKNYDVVRITSWLNEGGVPFISHSSLDIRQRKLTGEIISFLNFIDSPVDDLSFIRFILGDIFQKRCSHHGLTAKQIHNFIFRNRDEPHIYRAFQREFPGIWDSLFKKLFRLAGHLPLYDLVTEAFRTFNLFGDFIEEEATLSRTLEAIKEFEERGSNSLKDFIAYSRESGDDTLWNMDVPKGIDAVNVMTIHKAKGLGFPVVIVLLYGDTVNRGIPYIIGDEPEGVTLLRINGEMAKKNALLEELYREAVIRNEVNSLNSLYVGFTRAVSEMYVLAVRKERERYPFELLPFDDFPSSERPERAYSGAVESPPETELYHHDRGVEISVNPDAGINILEKKRGEFYHAVLYNIEFIDGEAYGILRDAVERVVTQTGTGHPTEGIMKELHSFLGMAGIREYFLNKEGREVLREREFADGRGNLYRMDRVVIDEERVTVMDFKTGRDTATEGDKYKRQISRYMELLKEIYTHRDIEGIVAYIDLKKTERYSL
- the epsF_1 gene encoding type II secretion system protein F — protein: MALYHYRGYKPDGKKVKGSLQAEGEGEAVLKLRDEGIYPSEIARHTSAGKPSRFSFSPPGRNLPHFTRQLAILLTTGVPLSDALRSIASEYSGFWQGLVSALSERVLEGASLSRAIGEYPGVFPEYYAGMVAASEMGGNLHEVLETLADFLETDNEIKKKVQTAMLYPAFMVVVSVFVLSFVFTFVVPKILRIFEQSDTPLPFITVILIKISYVFQNYWWLMGIISIGLVILLRNLHRRYPRYLHSVTLRIPALRALYYSRLTGTLGFLLKGGLPILRALELSADVSGNSRLRSVVLNVSKSVSEGGTIASSLQGVSPVLRQIVSTGEKSGNLPDILIQASESYKKDFIRWAEQSTALLEPILILAMGIIVGFIVFGVLLPIFQINQIVR